The genome window AGATATACAGTACCAATATCTCCACCACCAAGCTTCTTTAAAAGATTGAAATGTCCCAGTCCTAGAAATCCATACTGCTTCATAACATGCCGGACGGCTTCCCACCTCGAGACCTTTGACATATGGGGTCTGTTACCAAAACTAGATCCACTAAGATAACTCTCCTCACTAAGACTAGTGCTACTACTGAACTCGCCAATGCTACTCTTTGAGCTTTGAGAAAATTCCCCTTTGTCTCTAGATCTCGAGTTCTTGTTACTCTTGGAAACAACAGCACAGCTATTCAAACTGAAGTTCGTTTTGCTTGCTGCATTGTTCATGTTGTTAGAGCTGCTTTCAGAACTAACACATAAAGTGCTAGGTATTGGGTAATCTTTCTCGGGCTCTTTCTTTGGATCTACCAGTGAACATTGACATTTCTCGCAAACTAATTTGCTTGGCCTGATATCCAAGTCGTAATTTACATCATAATGTGCATTAGATGTTGATTTCTGCTTTGGCTTCTTCAAAGCAAAAGTCTTTTTTCTAATAACTGGTTTAAATGCACGtgaaacatattttgttgacTTCCCCAACTTAATGCCACTTACTTTATTAGATGAGGGACGAACAGTTTGAAACTTGCCCTTTTGTCTTACCTTTGGTGCAGCTTTGGCAGATAACTTGGTCAGCTTAGACATATTCTCCTCAACATCCTTTTTCAGCTTAGCAGAGGCTGAGATAATCCTACTCTGCTTTAACAATATTTCACTTGTACTATTACTGCTGACTTCTTCATGTACAGGCTCTACCTTTGCGGATTTGTTCCCACCTTCCATTGATGCAGATACAGCCTCAATTTCCCCAAGGGTAGACACCTTTTTCTTTGCTGTCAATGGAAGAGCTGATTGAGAAGACAAATGGGATCTGTAATCAGATGACTGCAACTTGAACTCCTGAAGTCTCTGAGGCTCTTTTGCCCATGAACCTACTGTCATTACTTCAGGTAGTTGAGATATTTCATAATCTTTACCTTCAGATCTGGAAAGACCTGATCCACCAGTTTCAAACAAAAGAGACCTATATGGACTATTCCCGTTTCCACTTCCTGACATTGCGGGAGACCCCGGTGACTTTGATAACCGCCTCACTGCCATTTCTGATGCCTGAGAAATGCATAGTCCTCTTAAGGCCTGCTTTAGAGACACTGGTTCAGAAAACCCAATTCCAGATGTGGATGTACTCACCCTCATTGGTTTTTTCAAATCCTTCTTACTAGGTACTGCTGAAGCTAATTTATTGACGGGACTCTCGCCCTTTGACGAAGTTTTGATGATGAGTGCTTCAAATAGCTTATTGATGTCATCTTCTATAGGGCTAACACGGCCTTGTCTCAACATAGGAGGTTTCTTGGGTTTGCTCTGTGCATTTGACTGACGGATTCCTTGAATATATTGATGTGGGTAATGTTCCTCATCTAATTCAACAATCTCACCAGTACCAGAAAAAGACGCCATTGCTTATGAGGTTGAAACCAACAACTAAGTCACATGGAACTGATAGACCTGTAACTTTTCAAAAGCATTATTTCCCGGAACCCTTATACGATTTTTCAGTTTCAGGTTTCCATGTGCACATTCTGAAGCTTAGCTGCCTTATACAAAATTAAACTCCTTGCAGCCAACCAATGCTTCCAGTTACTTGTCTTAATTCAAATGTATAAATTCTCGGTCTGAAATAACCAGGAAACGTAAGTTAAACTTCCAATTTCATCAGGAAAAGCTAAATAATCAGGAAGtcctattaaaaataaaaaaactaagaTTGTGTTTGGGAACatgtaatttatttcaaaatttggaattcaaatgacatgatttgagctgtcatttcaaattctcaacttTATACTAGTATTCGAAtgtgaaatccaaatccaatttttttttgtgaatccaaacatgtcatttgctcaaatccaaaattttaaataagctcccaaacaggccataaatatatttgaagctTCATCAACCTcccaaaacaaaatataatgctAAATGCTAATACGGGTTCCTCATACATATGATTGTATGAGGCCTTCTTTTTCCTTCTAATTTATAACCATAATCAGTTCGACAACTAAAGGAGAAGAAAGATAGGCTTCCACAAAAAGTACTCAGTCCTCTGATACTTGCACCCACTGGGGGACTTTATTTGTATGCTTCAATGTCAACTACACGGAAAAATATTATCTGAGCTAAACAAAATCagttaataaaattttggacaagtAGGAGGAGTTCATCTACTCTCTTCGTATTGTCTCTTTTATCCTCATTGATCGTCAATTATAAAACAAACTTGTTTCGAAATCCATTAACCCTTATACCTCCTTAAGTAATAAACAAGAGAAAACCAATATTATATGCAAATTCAATGAAAATGAAAGGAATGGAAAGATgttgagaaaaaaataaaacagtATACCTGTCACCTTCGAACAGATCCTTCTTTTCATTGTATTATATACAAATCTATCCTTCATACTTTTATTATAATACAAATCTATccttcttttcattttgttataattaaatCCACACGAATAACTTATAAACCCACGAAACAAGAACAAGTATATTGAATGGTCCCCTACAAGCCATTTTAGACTACAAATTCTTCGATCCAGCAACAAATCACCGGCCACATTAGTACAAATCTCCGGTTACAACTCATTCTAGTTTTCTAGCTAAAATGGTATGTGCttaaacacacacacagacatacagtaagaaaaaaaatttaaaagataactTTACTTTCTGATGTTCACTTTCAATAGCCTAGCATAGCAGTAGCAAACAGAATATCCAAAGTAATGTAAAGATTTGCAGAAATGCACATATAATTATTCAGATTAGCTAATAAAATACAAAGATCATTCAACAGATTATAGCTAAGCTGACTCAAACAGCTTGATGTTAAAAGTTTAAAAGGGGTGATTGAAATAAGCACAGTAGGCAGATAGATTCAGAAATGAGCATAAATAGAGTGAGATTTGAACAATATGTACTTACACAACAAAGATTGAGCTGGAGAGATCTGAAAATATGTTCGgcggagagagggagagagagatttgtATTATGAAACCCTAACGGTGTTCTGCAAGAATAATgtatcgagagagagagagattggggattggggagagaggagagaggttaATGTGTAGATACATGCACTTGTATCTATCTATCGTTGCTGTTGAGTTACAGTACTTCGTTTGTATTTTGAAACAGGGCCCACACGGTGGTAAAGTAATGTGTCGCACGTCAGAACATTGGTAGCAGTAATTTGTTGTTTCTTTAAGTTcattttgtttgaaatttttgtaaTCAACCCCCTTTAGTGAAGGTAGTATAAACCATAAAGACTTGTTAGTTTTCAATTTTGTCTTAAAGCAGTTTATTTATGGTTCCTGTTTATCTAGGTTAAAAGTTGTTCCAAAATTAGTAGGAAAAATTGTAATCTGAtattaaaacaagaaaaaagtTCCTTCATGATGACGGTTTTATAGTAATTTTCCACAAATCACGTAGTATATTTTTTGTTGTCATTGATGCTTCTCGTGATTTTTTTATGTTCAAgggtttatataataaataaattaaggggccgtttggattcacatatttcatttcaaataatgaattttaattCCTAGatttcaaatccagaatttcaaattcaaatatcatgTTTGGTAAGTACAAGAATTTCAAATTCCAATGGTGTTTGGGAATTACTacaatttcatttgaaaattcaaattaaaaatacatcaaATTAGTACTATTCAATGAAATAGTCTTttacacaattttaaaaatacgcCTAAATACTATGAGTCACTAATAAGCAACATGATCCAGCTTCGCTTTTTCTCATTATCCGGCAAATTTTTAAGCATTTCAAACTCATCAACTTTGTCATTCACGAATCTCTTGACAGCCCTCATAGCTTGATCATCCGTAATACCAATAACTTCAGATACGACCTCATATATTTCTTTGCACGTGGGTCTTGGAGGCTCTTTTGCTTTGCTCACATATTCTTTAAATGACTCTGCGAAACTGGTAACAGCATCAGCTAAACGATCTCTTTTCTGTCTCTTGTTTGATTCTCCCGAACCCGTCTCAGCAGTGCTAATGTCATTTTCTAGCTCCATGGCAGTAGCTGACTCCTCAAACTGCTCTGCACCATCACCAGTGGCTCTATCGGAGGCAAATAAAGTACATATGTCATCCCAATTCTGAATGCACTTGTTCTGGTATGCAGAAGCATCTGGACATCCCTGTCCAAGTTCAGAGTTGatctatattagatttttaacaCTGATATACACCAAAAGAAAGACAAGTTCTGGGAAACAATTTATAACAGTGAGAGTGGCTAACTGGCTACCTGATCTTAAAAGAGTACGTAAATGACAGAACTGATCTTAGTAGTATTTGAACTACTGATATAGCCCGGGAATGCAGAGATAGAAATAGAGCACACAAACAGAAATTAGCAAAATTTACACTGCAGTTTTGCTGCAGAGGAAACTCATTTCCTAGAATCAACATAAATACTTCATCGTTTTAAGCTTCAGGGGTCAGGACTAATCAATACTGATCTGGCTCATGTACTTGCACATTAAATAGTGACATCAATATTGATTTAACACGGGAAGGAAGTCGATAAAAAAGAATTATTCAGTATGTAACTGAACCCAAAGTTCTGCTTATTAAACTGTAAAGCCAAAAGAGACTAAAgaatacctatatatatatatatatatatatatatatatatatatatatatatatgtattctgATGACATTAACAGTACTCATAGATGACCCGCTGTTACACATAAAATCagatgtaaaaatatttaataaggaAAAATTAATTTACCTCACAATAAGCTTTCCATTCTACAAGATCTTCTATCGGTATTACTAGCATCTTCTTTTCTTCGTCTCAATTGAATTTGGTATAATTTCGAATATCAGAAATCACACCATAATGTTTCTTCCCAATCTTAATCCGGTGCTTCACATGTTCCACAGTAACTAATATACTCTTTTCAATCCGCAGCTTATCAACCACAGCCTGGTAAGCTTGACTTTTAAAATTTCCGTCACCCTTATTTCCTTCATTAATTTGATCATACAGTGTTGATGTTAATATGCTGTCCATCTCAGGGGTCCATGCTAAATATCCCCTTTTCTGAGCAGGTACGGTTGGCTGATCAGCTGGTGGAGCCATAGGCTGTTTTCCTTGTCTTCGGGACCTAGAAAAGAAAAGCAGAGACATTTATAATCAATCAACCATTGCAACCTGCAAAAGAAAAACAGAACCCTATGCAGCTAACAGGAGATCAATAATCAACCACCAGAAATAGTGATCCAAAACACTAACAGAATCAGCCAAAAGTCAGCCAAGTAAAAACAGTGAATTCAATAATCAACATGAAATTAACAAGTTGGATCCAAGAATTAACAAAAATTGCCAAGTTTGTAACTAAAATTCCAGAGTATACTACAGAACATATTGCTGATTAGATAAAACTGATAAAACATTTATATAGCTCTAGTCCGTCCAACATATTCTTCAAACATTTTCTTTGCAAGATCATCTCTAAATTCGTTCCATTCGTTTGTTGATCTAGCGGTGGATATGTAATCATCTTCGTCATCTTCCACATCAATTCCTTCCATCCTATCCAAGTCTCTTTCTACTTCTTGCATAAAGACTCTTTCTTCCATTTTTTCCTCCCTCAAAAAGTTATGGAGAATAAAACATGCATTAATGATTCtaacttgaattttttttggataaaagcTAGCATCTCTCAATATAGCCCAACGCTTCTTCAACAATCCAAAAGCCCTCTCAATGGTATTGCGAGCGGACGAGTGTCTCAAGTTGAAAAGCTCTTTGTGATTAGTAGGAGTGTTTCCTCGCCACAAATTCAAATGGTATCGAGTCCCCTTATAAGGAGATAGGAATCCTTCGCTGTTAGTAAAGCCCAAATCCACAAGAAAATACTTTTCTGCATCATGTAAGTTAAGCATTTTAATAATTAAGTGTTGAGAAGTGGTAGACCAAAATTAAAGAATGAGCAAATTCTTACTTCTAGGCACTTTCAAGCCATTAGATCTACGGAGGGCATCACGAAGAACACGAGGATCCGATGCTGATCCTTCCCAACCAGGCAAGACATATGTAAAACACAAGTCTGGATCACACGTGGCTAGAACATTAGTGCTAATATCCCCTTTTCTATCTCTATAGCGAGGCCGATCCTCAACAGGGACAGTCATTTTGATGTGTGTCCCATCAAGGGCTCCAACAGCACCCTAAATATATGTTTAGTTCTTGTTCAATAATATATTTCTTATGATTTTAACTACATAATTAGcaattgaatttgaatttgcttTTATATTACCTCAAACCACTTCCATTGGTTATCATGGACATAACTAGTGGCATGGTCTACTTTTCTTATGTAATCCTTCCCCAACTTGAGTACTGATCCAAGTACTATATGAAATTGTCGACTCACTGTCTCTCCAGAACGTGCAAACACAGCTTGTATAGTTCTATTTTTCAAATCATGTGCTAGAGTGTGAAGAAACAATGCGACAACTTCTTTCACAGTGACATGTTTCGTAGTTACTAATCCGCCTTTAGTTTCCAAAAGATGACATAACTTCTCGAATCGTCGTATATCAAGACGCAATTGTTCACGACAAATTCTATCAATCTTTAATGTATTCATCCAAGTAGCTCTAATTTGAGAGCGATCATAATTATTCCAAGTCAACCCCTTCGACCTATGATTCTTACCGTAACAAGCTGCCACTACTACGTGAATGAAACCTATAACTAACATTACAAACTCCATTTCCTCATCCTCCCTTGAACGCTTTTGTGAAACATTCGAGACATTTAAATTTCTGTGATTCAGTTGGGGGAaaaatatacaattatcaacataATCACTATTAAGTTACGAATTTctaatatatacaaaaacaaGAGCAGAATTAAACATCTGTAAATTAATAAACAGTAGTGTTCGGAATTCTTACCCATGAGATGAATGAGCTGACTTACCCCTTGAACTGCAACATAAAACCAACGAAAATGAGAAACTTGCTGATAGGATCTCATCTGTGCGAAAGTTTTGAATCAATTGAGTGTTAAACATACCTCATTAGAGTAATCAGAGCGAGAATGGACGAGGAGAGCGATGGGGGATCGAGAGGGAGGAGGAGAGCGAGAGCACGCGAGCAGAGAGACGCGAGAGAGATGCGAGAGTCCCAGCGAGAGCAGAGAGACTCGCGAGAGAGAGGTTTCGAGAGGGTTTCCTATGGGCTTTCTGTTATTTCAAATGACAccaaataaaaagttatttccaaatgCTATACTAGTATACTGGGCTTGTATTTTAATTAGCTGAGATTTGGgccaaatccaaattcaaatattttatttatccaAACAAGGTATTTGGTTCAAATTCAGCATTTCAAATGAAATGCTCCTATCCAAACAGGCCATAAGGTGGAATAATAAATACTAGAAAGTACTATAAGTAAATTCTTTCATTGAAG of Daucus carota subsp. sativus chromosome 3, DH1 v3.0, whole genome shotgun sequence contains these proteins:
- the LOC108214491 gene encoding serine/threonine-protein kinase D6PK — its product is MASFSGTGEIVELDEEHYPHQYIQGIRQSNAQSKPKKPPMLRQGRVSPIEDDINKLFEALIIKTSSKGESPVNKLASAVPSKKDLKKPMRVSTSTSGIGFSEPVSLKQALRGLCISQASEMAVRRLSKSPGSPAMSGSGNGNSPYRSLLFETGGSGLSRSEGKDYEISQLPEVMTVGSWAKEPQRLQEFKLQSSDYRSHLSSQSALPLTAKKKVSTLGEIEAVSASMEGGNKSAKVEPVHEEVSSNSTSEILLKQSRIISASAKLKKDVEENMSKLTKLSAKAAPKVRQKGKFQTVRPSSNKVSGIKLGKSTKYVSRAFKPVIRKKTFALKKPKQKSTSNAHYDVNYDLDIRPSKLVCEKCQCSLVDPKKEPEKDYPIPSTLCVSSESSSNNMNNAASKTNFSLNSCAVVSKSNKNSRSRDKGEFSQSSKSSIGEFSSSTSLSEESYLSGSSFGNRPHMSKVSRWEAVRHVMKQYGFLGLGHFNLLKKLGGGDIGTVYLAELIETNCLFAIKVMDNEFLAKRKKMPRAQTEREILRILDHPFLPTLYAQFISDNLSCLVLEYCPGGDLHVLRQKQPCRYFPEEAARFYVAEVLLALEYLHMLGIVYRDLKPENILVREDGHIMLSDFDLSLRCSVNPMLLKSYSLVTEPPRVSGPCAGSKCIDPFCMKPSCQLSCFSPRILPVTGKLRKAKTDHAIRMRSLPVLVAEPTEARSNSFVGTHEYLAPEIIKGEGHGSAVDWWTFGVFLYELLYGKTPFKGIGNEETLANVVLQNLQFPDTPIVSFQARDLIRGLLVKEPEYRLGYSRGAAEIKQHPFFEGLNWALIRCAVPPEVPEPYESLPKILRAGKGANQLGATGENLELENFESF
- the LOC135151229 gene encoding uncharacterized protein LOC135151229 gives rise to the protein MEFVMLVIGFIHVVVAACYGKNHRSKGLTWNNYDRSQIRATWMNTLKIDRICREQLRLDIRRFEKLCHLLETKGGLVTTKHVTVKEVVALFLHTLAHDLKNRTIQAVFARSGETVSRQFHIVLGSVLKLGKDYIRKVDHATSYVHDNQWKWFEGAVGALDGTHIKMTVPVEDRPRYRDRKGDISTNVLATCDPDLCFTYVLPGWEGSASDPRVLRDALRRSNGLKVPRKKYFLVDLGFTNSEGFLSPYKGTRYHLNLWRGNTPTNHKELFNLRHSSARNTIERAFGLLKKRWAILRDASFYPKKIQVRIINACFILHNFLREEKMEERVFMQEVERDLDRMEGIDVEDDEDDYISTARSTNEWNEFRDDLAKKMFEEYVGRTRAI